The sequence TTTCATAATAAATTAGGTTGTAATGTTTTATCAAAGATCACAGAATAAAAGTATAAAAAACATGATTTTTATCATTGTTAATATCTGAAAACAAGATAGTTGTGTGTTTTGTTTGATAAAATAAATACGTCTGAAAATAAAACTAAAGAAATTTCAATTCGAAAAATCAATCTATATCTTGATTTGAAATTAAACCATTGAAATTAAAATAGTATTTTTGCATTATGGAAACAAATAGACAGAAAAAAATAGGCGGTGTCATCCAGAAAGACTTGGTTGATATCTTGCAAGGTGAAGTGCGAAAAAACGGAATTACCAATTTAGTAATTTCAGTATCCAAAGTTAGTGTAACTACAGATTTATCTGTGGCAACAGTATATTTAAGCATTTTTCCGCAGGAGAAAGCAAAAGAAACTTTAGAAGCTATAAAATCAAATACAACTCTAATCAAACATGATTTGTCACAACGCGTGCGCCTGCAGTTGCGCCGTGTGCCAAACTTGGTGTTTTTTATCGATGACTCATTAGATTATATCGAAAAAATCGACAATGCTTTAGCAGGCAAAGAAAACCCTATCGAAAATCGTGATCTTTTAGAAAAAAGAAGAAAATCATAAATTGAATTTCCCGCTTTACATAGCCAAACGTTATATTTTTAGCAAAAGCAAAAACAATGCTATCAATATCATAAACCGCATTGCCAGCTTAGGAATTATTGCTGGTACAATGGCTTTGTTTGTGGTTTTGTCTGTTTTTAGCGGATTGAAAGTTTTTAGTCTCTCTTTTACAAACGAGATTGATCCCGATTTAAAAATGACAAGTACCTTAGGAAAATCATTTTTGATTACGCCCGATCAGGAAAGTCAGATCAAAAAAATTGAAGGTGTTGTCTCATACACAAAAATTATCGAAGAGCGCGTTTTGTTTTTGTTCAAAGACAAACAAAAAGTTACTTCATTAAAAGGAGTTGACCGCAATTATCCTGTAGTCAACGACATTAGAAAAAAGCTTTTTACAGGACAATGGCTTAAACCAGATACTTATCAAGTAGTAATTGGTTACGGAATTTCCCGTGATTTTTCTCTCGGCGTTTTGGATTTTGAAAATCCCCTACAGATTTTTGCACCAAAACCTGGAAAAGGTGCAATCGAAAATCCTGATGATGCTTTTACAAAAACAGATGTTTTGCCAGTTGGAATTTATTCAATCAGTGAAGATCTAGATTCCAAATATGTTTTTGCCGATTTAGGTTTGGTGCAGGAATTATTGATGTACAAGCCAAATCAGATTTCGGGCATTGAATTTAATTTAGAAGAAAATGCAAATGAAAGCGCAATTCGATCGCAACTTGAAAGCATTTTTAAAAATAAAGTGACGCTTAAAAACAGAGCACAGCTGAATGAATCTTTGTATAGAATGCTTAACACCGAAAATATCGCTGTTTATTTGATTTTCACTTTAGTAATTATTGTGGCGCTTTTTAATTTGATTGGCGCTTTGATTATGATGATTTTAGAGAAAAAAGGAAATCTCAAAACCCTTTTTAACCTCGGAACAGAAATAACCCATCTGCGAAAAATATTCCTTCTTCAAGGAACTTTGCTGAGTGTTTTTGGTGGTATAATCGGACTTATTTTGGGTGTTATTTTAGTGTTACTCCAACAAAAATACGAGCTGATTATGATTACGCCAACTTTGGCATTTCCGGTTGTTTTTACAATTGAAAACATATTGATTGTCTTAGGAACCATTATTTCTTTAGGTTTCTTGGCATCTTTAATTGCTTGCAGTCGCGTGAGCAAAAAGCTGTTGGATTAAGATTTCTGGCTGAAAAATATTTCCTATATTTATCGTCTCAAAAAATTACCGCATATGATTGTTTCTGCCTAATCCTGATTTATTTTTTAGAATAATTAGGATACTTACGTTTTTACTTTTTAGTTCAGTTTTATAAACTGGACAATTTTATCATTTATCCTAAATACATCATGACAGAAACATCTATAAAGAAAAGTTTTATTTCTAAAATTTTTACCACAACAAAACAAGCTTTAAAAGGCGACGAATCATTTGATTATACTTCGGGAAGTATAAAAAAAGCCGTAATTCTATTAGCCATCCCAATGGTTTTGGAAATGATGATGGAATCGGTTTTTGCTCTAGTCGATTTGTATTTCGTGGGACATTTGGAACACAGCAGTTTTGCAATTCAAACAGTTGGATTGACAGAATCTGTATTAACCGTAATTTATTCACTCGCAATAGGAATGAGTATGGCAGCGACCGCCGTTGTCGCAAGGCGAATTGGCGAAAAAGATGCGGTTGCGGCGGCGAAAGCAGGAATGCAATCAATTATAGTTGCATTTGCAGTAAATAGTGTACTGAGCATGTTCGGAATTATTTATGCAAAAGATATTTTGATTTTAATGGGTTCTTCAATAGAATCAGCCGAACACGGTTTCCGATTTACACAGATTATGATTGGCTCAAGTTTGTGTATTATGCTTTTATTCTTAATTAACGGAATTTTCCGCGGAGCCGGAAATGCGGCAATTGCAATGAAAAGTCTTTGGATTGCCAATATTTGTAATATCATTTTATGCCCGATTTTAATTAATGGCCTTGGACCAATTCCTGCTTTCGGATTAATAGGCGCAGCTTTAGCAACCACTATTGGAAGAAGCATTGGTGTTTTTTACCAATTGTATCATTTGTTTTCAGGAAAGGGAATTTTAAAAATTAAGATTCCATATTTTGCTCCGGATTTTACGCAGATAAAAGCTTTAGTAAAAATTGCTGCGCCTGGAATTTTACAATTTGTAATTGCTTCTTGTAGTTGGATTTTCTTGGCACAATTGGTAGCCACAACTGGTGGAGATCATGGTTCGGCTGGATATCAAACAGCACTTAGAATTATGATGTTTTTTATTCTTCCAGCTTGGGGATTGAGTAATGCAGCAGCCACTTTGGTTGGGCAAAACTTAGGAGCAAAACAGATTGAACGCGCTGAAAAATCAGTTTATACAACGGCACGATACAATGTGATTTTCATGGCTACGATTATGATTATTACTCTGGTTTTTGGGCAATATATTATTTCGTTTTTCACGAATGATCAGCAGGTCAAAACCATTGCAATTGAAGCTTTGCAGATTATGAGCATTGGATTTATTTTCTACGGAATCGGTATGGTTTTGATCAATACGTTCAATGGAGCAGGAGATACCTGGACGCCAACGGGAATTAATTTCTTCGGATTTTGGTTATTTCAGATTCCGCTG comes from Flavobacterium sp. KACC 22761 and encodes:
- the rbfA gene encoding 30S ribosome-binding factor RbfA, with the protein product METNRQKKIGGVIQKDLVDILQGEVRKNGITNLVISVSKVSVTTDLSVATVYLSIFPQEKAKETLEAIKSNTTLIKHDLSQRVRLQLRRVPNLVFFIDDSLDYIEKIDNALAGKENPIENRDLLEKRRKS
- a CDS encoding ABC transporter permease, with the protein product MNFPLYIAKRYIFSKSKNNAINIINRIASLGIIAGTMALFVVLSVFSGLKVFSLSFTNEIDPDLKMTSTLGKSFLITPDQESQIKKIEGVVSYTKIIEERVLFLFKDKQKVTSLKGVDRNYPVVNDIRKKLFTGQWLKPDTYQVVIGYGISRDFSLGVLDFENPLQIFAPKPGKGAIENPDDAFTKTDVLPVGIYSISEDLDSKYVFADLGLVQELLMYKPNQISGIEFNLEENANESAIRSQLESIFKNKVTLKNRAQLNESLYRMLNTENIAVYLIFTLVIIVALFNLIGALIMMILEKKGNLKTLFNLGTEITHLRKIFLLQGTLLSVFGGIIGLILGVILVLLQQKYELIMITPTLAFPVVFTIENILIVLGTIISLGFLASLIACSRVSKKLLD
- a CDS encoding MATE family efflux transporter, with the protein product MTETSIKKSFISKIFTTTKQALKGDESFDYTSGSIKKAVILLAIPMVLEMMMESVFALVDLYFVGHLEHSSFAIQTVGLTESVLTVIYSLAIGMSMAATAVVARRIGEKDAVAAAKAGMQSIIVAFAVNSVLSMFGIIYAKDILILMGSSIESAEHGFRFTQIMIGSSLCIMLLFLINGIFRGAGNAAIAMKSLWIANICNIILCPILINGLGPIPAFGLIGAALATTIGRSIGVFYQLYHLFSGKGILKIKIPYFAPDFTQIKALVKIAAPGILQFVIASCSWIFLAQLVATTGGDHGSAGYQTALRIMMFFILPAWGLSNAAATLVGQNLGAKQIERAEKSVYTTARYNVIFMATIMIITLVFGQYIISFFTNDQQVKTIAIEALQIMSIGFIFYGIGMVLINTFNGAGDTWTPTGINFFGFWLFQIPLAFVLAKHFNMGPTGVFIAIPVAETAITLTGIFFYKRGKWKRVQV